One Bombus pyrosoma isolate SC7728 linkage group LG11, ASM1482585v1, whole genome shotgun sequence DNA segment encodes these proteins:
- the LOC122573127 gene encoding alpha-actinin, sarcomeric isoform X1, with protein MNDMEAYGDGYMEPEEEWEREGLLDPAWEKQQKKTFTAWCNSHLRKAGTAIESIEEDFRNGLKLMLLLEVISGETLPRPDRGKMRFHKIANVNKALDYIASKGVKLVSIGAEEIVDGNLKMTLGMIWTIILRFAIQDISVEEMTAKEGLLLWCQRKTAPYKNVNVQNFHLSFKDGLAFCALIHRHRPDLIDYNKLSKDNPLENLNTAFDVAEKYLDIPRMLDPDDLINTPKPDERAIMTYVSCYYHAFQGAQQAETAANRICKVLKVNQENERLMEEYERLASDLLEWIRRTMPWLASRQTDNSLAGCQKKLEEYRTYRRKHKPPRVEQKAKLETNFNTLQTKLRLSNRPAYMPTEGKMVSDINKAWKGLELAEKSFEEWLLSEMMRLERLEHLAQKFKHKADAHEEWTAGKEEMLTSQHFRQCKLNELKALKKKHEAFESDLAAHQDRVEQIAAIAQELNTLEYHDSASVNARCQRICDQWDRLGTLTQRRRQALDEAERILEKIDVLHLEFAKRAAPFNNWLDGTREDLVDMFIVHTMEEIQGLMDAHAAFKATLGEADKEYNAIVGLVREVESIVKQFQIPGGLENPYTTLTALDLTKKWSDVRQLVPQRDGTLQAELRKQQNNELLRRQFAEKANAVGPWIERQLDAVTAIGLGLQGTLEDQLHRLKEYEQAVYQYKAHLEELEKIHQAVQEGMIFENRYTQYTMETLRVGWEQLLTSINRNINEVENQILTRDSKGITQEQLNEFRSSFNHFDKNRTGRLAPDEFKSCLVSLGYSIGKDRQGDIDFQRILAIVDPNNSGYVHFDAFLDFMTRESTDTDTAEQVIDSFRILAGDKPYILADELRRELPPDQAEYCIQRMPPYKGPNAIPGALDYRSFSTALYGESDL; from the exons ACATTCACAGCATGGTGCAATTCGCACCTTCGCAAAGCTGGAACCGctatcgaatcgatcgaagagGACTTTAGAAATGGACTGAAATTAATGTTACTACTTGAAGTAATTTCTGGCGAAACTCTGCCAAGACCAGACAGAGGCAAAATGAGGTTCCACAAAATCGCGAATGTGAATAAAGCTCTTGATTACATTGCCAGTAAAGGTGTAAAATTAGTTTCTATCGGAGCAGAGG AAATCGTGGATGGTAACTTGAAGATGACATTGGGTATGATCTGGACCATCATTTTGAGATTTGCTATTCAAGACATTTCTGTGGAAGAAATGACCGCTAAAGAGGGTCTTCTACTGTGGTGCCAACGTAAAACTGCACcatataaaaatgtcaatGTTCAAAACTTCCATCTATCCTTCAAGGATGGTTTGGCGTTTTGCGCGCTCATTCATCGTCATCGCCCTGATTTGATTGATTACAATAAACTTAGCAAGGATAATcctttagaaaatttgaacaCTGCCTTTGATGTTGCTGAAAAGTATCTCGACATTCCTCGTATGTTAGATCCTGATg ATTTGATCAACACACCCAAGCCAGATGAGCGTGCAATCATGACGTACGTGTCCTGCTACTACCATGCGTTCCAAGGTGCTCAGCAG GCAGAGACTGCCGCAAACAGAATATGTAAAGTTTTAAAAGTGAATCAAGAAAATGAGAGACTCATGGAAGAATACGAACGACTGGCATCTGATTTACTGGAATGGATAAGACGAACCATGCCTTGGTTGGCTAGTCGTCAGACCGATAATTCCCTTGCCGGTTGTCagaaaaaattagaagaatatAGAACGTACCGTCGTAAGCATAAACCACCGCGAGTTGAGCAAAAAGCCAAACTCGAAACGAATTTTAACACTTTACAAACGAAACTGCGACTGAGCAATCGACCTGCTTATATGCCAACTGAAGGAAAAATGGTATCCGATATAAATAAGGCTTGGAAAG GTTTAGAGTTGGCAGAGAAGTCATTCGAAGAATGGCTCTTGTCGGAAATGATGCGTCTTGAACGTTTGGAACATTTGGCTCagaaatttaaacataaaGCTGATGCTCATGAAGAATGGACTGCAGGAAAAGAGGAGATGCTCACATCACAACATTTCCGACAGTGCAAACTCAATGAACTCAAAGCTTTGAAGAAAAAGCATGAAGCTTTCGAATCTGATCTTGCGGCGCATCAGGATCGCGTGGAACAGATAGCTGCCATTGCTCAGGAACTCAa TACCTTGGAGTATCACGATAGTGCGTCCGTTAATGCTAGATGTCAACGAATTTGCGACCAATGGGATCGCTTGGGTACTCTTACCCAACGTAGACGTCAGGCGTTAGACGAGGCCGAACGTATTCTTGAAAAGATCGACGTCCTACACTTGGAATTCGCTAAACGAGCTGCT CCGTTCAATAATTGGTTGGATGGAACCAGGGAAGATCTAGTAGATATGTTTATCGTTCATACGATGGAGGAAATCCAAGGTTTAATGGATGCTCATGCTGCGTTTAAAGCAACTCTTGGAGAAGCTGATAAGGAATACAATGCTATTGTGGGATTAGTGCGTGAAGTTGAATCAATAGTCAAACAGTTCCAAATTCCGGGAGGTCTTGAAAATCCGTACACTACTCTCACTGCTCTGGATCTTACGAAGAAGTGGAGCGATGTCAGACAACTTGTACCTCAGCGTGACGGTACACTGCAAGCGGAACTTCGCAAACAACAGAATAATGAATTACTTCGACGACAGTTTGCTGAGAAAGCTAATGCCGTTGGTCCGTGGATAGAACGTCAACTAGACGCTGTTACAGCTATTGGTCTCGGTCTTCAGGGTACTTTGGAAGATCAATTACATCGTCTGAAAGAATATGAACAAGCGGTTTATCAATACAAAGCTCATCTTGAAGAACTGGAGAAGATTCACCAAGCTGTCCAAGAAGGCATGATATTTGAGAACCGATACACTCAATATACGATGGAAACTTTACGAGTTGGATGGGAGCAATTACTTACTTCAATAAATCGTAACATTAATGAAGTCGAGAACCAAATTCTTACTAGAGATTCGAAg GGTATTACGCAAGAGCAACTTAATGAATTTCGTAGTAGTTTCAATCATTTTGACAAGAACCGTACAGGTAGATTGGCTCCTGATGAATTCAAATCCTGTCTTGTTTCTCTGGGTTATTCCATTGGAAAGGATAGACAAGGCGACATCGATTTCCAGCGTATTCTGGCTATTGTTGATCCAAATAATTCTGGTTACGTACATTTCGATGCGTTCCTAGACTTTATGACTCGCGAATCTACAGATACAGACACAGCCGAGCAAGTAATCGATAGTTTCCGTATACTTGCTGGAGACAAG
- the LOC122573127 gene encoding alpha-actinin, sarcomeric isoform X3, which produces MNDMEAYGDGYMEPEEEWEREGLLDPAWEKQQKKTFTAWCNSHLRKAGTAIESIEEDFRNGLKLMLLLEVISGETLPRPDRGKMRFHKIANVNKALDYIASKGVKLVSIGAEEIVDGNLKMTLGMIWTIILRFAIQDISVEEMTAKEGLLLWCQRKTAPYKNVNVQNFHLSFKDGLAFCALIHRHRPDLIDYNKLSKDNPLENLNTAFDVAEKYLDIPRMLDPDDLINTPKPDERAIMTYVSCYYHAFQGAQQVNMRNTAMPDERAVMTYVSSYYHCFSGAQKAETAANRICKVLKVNQENERLMEEYERLASDLLEWIRRTMPWLASRQTDNSLAGCQKKLEEYRTYRRKHKPPRVEQKAKLETNFNTLQTKLRLSNRPAYMPTEGKMVSDINKAWKGLELAEKSFEEWLLSEMMRLERLEHLAQKFKHKADAHEEWTAGKEEMLTSQHFRQCKLNELKALKKKHEAFESDLAAHQDRVEQIAAIAQELNTLEYHDSASVNARCQRICDQWDRLGTLTQRRRQALDEAERILEKIDVLHLEFAKRAAPFNNWLDGTREDLVDMFIVHTMEEIQGLMDAHAAFKATLGEADKEYNAIVGLVREVESIVKQFQIPGGLENPYTTLTALDLTKKWSDVRQLVPQRDGTLQAELRKQQNNELLRRQFAEKANAVGPWIERQLDAVTAIGLGLQGTLEDQLHRLKEYEQAVYQYKAHLEELEKIHQAVQEGMIFENRYTQYTMETLRVGWEQLLTSINRNINEVENQILTRDSKGITQEQLNEFRSSFNHFDKNRTGRLAPDEFKSCLVSLGYSIGKDRQGDIDFQRILAIVDPNNSGYVHFDAFLDFMTRESTDTDTAEQVIDSFRILAGDKPYILADELRRELPPDQAEYCIQRMPPYKGPNAIPGALDYRSFSTALYGESDL; this is translated from the exons ACATTCACAGCATGGTGCAATTCGCACCTTCGCAAAGCTGGAACCGctatcgaatcgatcgaagagGACTTTAGAAATGGACTGAAATTAATGTTACTACTTGAAGTAATTTCTGGCGAAACTCTGCCAAGACCAGACAGAGGCAAAATGAGGTTCCACAAAATCGCGAATGTGAATAAAGCTCTTGATTACATTGCCAGTAAAGGTGTAAAATTAGTTTCTATCGGAGCAGAGG AAATCGTGGATGGTAACTTGAAGATGACATTGGGTATGATCTGGACCATCATTTTGAGATTTGCTATTCAAGACATTTCTGTGGAAGAAATGACCGCTAAAGAGGGTCTTCTACTGTGGTGCCAACGTAAAACTGCACcatataaaaatgtcaatGTTCAAAACTTCCATCTATCCTTCAAGGATGGTTTGGCGTTTTGCGCGCTCATTCATCGTCATCGCCCTGATTTGATTGATTACAATAAACTTAGCAAGGATAATcctttagaaaatttgaacaCTGCCTTTGATGTTGCTGAAAAGTATCTCGACATTCCTCGTATGTTAGATCCTGATg ATTTGATCAACACACCCAAGCCAGATGAGCGTGCAATCATGACGTACGTGTCCTGCTACTACCATGCGTTCCAAGGTGCTCAGCAGGTCA ATATGCGAAATACAGCAATGCCTGATGAGAGGGCTGTGATGACCTACGTTTCCTCATACTACCACTGCTTTAGCGGTGCACAAAAG GCAGAGACTGCCGCAAACAGAATATGTAAAGTTTTAAAAGTGAATCAAGAAAATGAGAGACTCATGGAAGAATACGAACGACTGGCATCTGATTTACTGGAATGGATAAGACGAACCATGCCTTGGTTGGCTAGTCGTCAGACCGATAATTCCCTTGCCGGTTGTCagaaaaaattagaagaatatAGAACGTACCGTCGTAAGCATAAACCACCGCGAGTTGAGCAAAAAGCCAAACTCGAAACGAATTTTAACACTTTACAAACGAAACTGCGACTGAGCAATCGACCTGCTTATATGCCAACTGAAGGAAAAATGGTATCCGATATAAATAAGGCTTGGAAAG GTTTAGAGTTGGCAGAGAAGTCATTCGAAGAATGGCTCTTGTCGGAAATGATGCGTCTTGAACGTTTGGAACATTTGGCTCagaaatttaaacataaaGCTGATGCTCATGAAGAATGGACTGCAGGAAAAGAGGAGATGCTCACATCACAACATTTCCGACAGTGCAAACTCAATGAACTCAAAGCTTTGAAGAAAAAGCATGAAGCTTTCGAATCTGATCTTGCGGCGCATCAGGATCGCGTGGAACAGATAGCTGCCATTGCTCAGGAACTCAa TACCTTGGAGTATCACGATAGTGCGTCCGTTAATGCTAGATGTCAACGAATTTGCGACCAATGGGATCGCTTGGGTACTCTTACCCAACGTAGACGTCAGGCGTTAGACGAGGCCGAACGTATTCTTGAAAAGATCGACGTCCTACACTTGGAATTCGCTAAACGAGCTGCT CCGTTCAATAATTGGTTGGATGGAACCAGGGAAGATCTAGTAGATATGTTTATCGTTCATACGATGGAGGAAATCCAAGGTTTAATGGATGCTCATGCTGCGTTTAAAGCAACTCTTGGAGAAGCTGATAAGGAATACAATGCTATTGTGGGATTAGTGCGTGAAGTTGAATCAATAGTCAAACAGTTCCAAATTCCGGGAGGTCTTGAAAATCCGTACACTACTCTCACTGCTCTGGATCTTACGAAGAAGTGGAGCGATGTCAGACAACTTGTACCTCAGCGTGACGGTACACTGCAAGCGGAACTTCGCAAACAACAGAATAATGAATTACTTCGACGACAGTTTGCTGAGAAAGCTAATGCCGTTGGTCCGTGGATAGAACGTCAACTAGACGCTGTTACAGCTATTGGTCTCGGTCTTCAGGGTACTTTGGAAGATCAATTACATCGTCTGAAAGAATATGAACAAGCGGTTTATCAATACAAAGCTCATCTTGAAGAACTGGAGAAGATTCACCAAGCTGTCCAAGAAGGCATGATATTTGAGAACCGATACACTCAATATACGATGGAAACTTTACGAGTTGGATGGGAGCAATTACTTACTTCAATAAATCGTAACATTAATGAAGTCGAGAACCAAATTCTTACTAGAGATTCGAAg GGTATTACGCAAGAGCAACTTAATGAATTTCGTAGTAGTTTCAATCATTTTGACAAGAACCGTACAGGTAGATTGGCTCCTGATGAATTCAAATCCTGTCTTGTTTCTCTGGGTTATTCCATTGGAAAGGATAGACAAGGCGACATCGATTTCCAGCGTATTCTGGCTATTGTTGATCCAAATAATTCTGGTTACGTACATTTCGATGCGTTCCTAGACTTTATGACTCGCGAATCTACAGATACAGACACAGCCGAGCAAGTAATCGATAGTTTCCGTATACTTGCTGGAGACAAG
- the LOC122573127 gene encoding alpha-actinin, sarcomeric isoform X2, giving the protein MNDMEAYGDGYMEPEEEWEREGLLDPAWEKQQKKTFTAWCNSHLRKAGTAIESIEEDFRNGLKLMLLLEVISGETLPRPDRGKMRFHKIANVNKALDYIASKGVKLVSIGAEEIVDGNLKMTLGMIWTIILRFAIQDISVEEMTAKEGLLLWCQRKTAPYKNVNVQNFHLSFKDGLAFCALIHRHRPDLIDYNKLSKDNPLENLNTAFDVAEKYLDIPRMLDPDDMRNTAMPDERAVMTYVSSYYHCFSGAQKAETAANRICKVLKVNQENERLMEEYERLASDLLEWIRRTMPWLASRQTDNSLAGCQKKLEEYRTYRRKHKPPRVEQKAKLETNFNTLQTKLRLSNRPAYMPTEGKMVSDINKAWKGLELAEKSFEEWLLSEMMRLERLEHLAQKFKHKADAHEEWTAGKEEMLTSQHFRQCKLNELKALKKKHEAFESDLAAHQDRVEQIAAIAQELNTLEYHDSASVNARCQRICDQWDRLGTLTQRRRQALDEAERILEKIDVLHLEFAKRAAPFNNWLDGTREDLVDMFIVHTMEEIQGLMDAHAAFKATLGEADKEYNAIVGLVREVESIVKQFQIPGGLENPYTTLTALDLTKKWSDVRQLVPQRDGTLQAELRKQQNNELLRRQFAEKANAVGPWIERQLDAVTAIGLGLQGTLEDQLHRLKEYEQAVYQYKAHLEELEKIHQAVQEGMIFENRYTQYTMETLRVGWEQLLTSINRNINEVENQILTRDSKGITQEQLNEFRSSFNHFDKNRTGRLAPDEFKSCLVSLGYSIGKDRQGDIDFQRILAIVDPNNSGYVHFDAFLDFMTRESTDTDTAEQVIDSFRILAGDKPYILADELRRELPPDQAEYCIQRMPPYKGPNAIPGALDYRSFSTALYGESDL; this is encoded by the exons ACATTCACAGCATGGTGCAATTCGCACCTTCGCAAAGCTGGAACCGctatcgaatcgatcgaagagGACTTTAGAAATGGACTGAAATTAATGTTACTACTTGAAGTAATTTCTGGCGAAACTCTGCCAAGACCAGACAGAGGCAAAATGAGGTTCCACAAAATCGCGAATGTGAATAAAGCTCTTGATTACATTGCCAGTAAAGGTGTAAAATTAGTTTCTATCGGAGCAGAGG AAATCGTGGATGGTAACTTGAAGATGACATTGGGTATGATCTGGACCATCATTTTGAGATTTGCTATTCAAGACATTTCTGTGGAAGAAATGACCGCTAAAGAGGGTCTTCTACTGTGGTGCCAACGTAAAACTGCACcatataaaaatgtcaatGTTCAAAACTTCCATCTATCCTTCAAGGATGGTTTGGCGTTTTGCGCGCTCATTCATCGTCATCGCCCTGATTTGATTGATTACAATAAACTTAGCAAGGATAATcctttagaaaatttgaacaCTGCCTTTGATGTTGCTGAAAAGTATCTCGACATTCCTCGTATGTTAGATCCTGATg ATATGCGAAATACAGCAATGCCTGATGAGAGGGCTGTGATGACCTACGTTTCCTCATACTACCACTGCTTTAGCGGTGCACAAAAG GCAGAGACTGCCGCAAACAGAATATGTAAAGTTTTAAAAGTGAATCAAGAAAATGAGAGACTCATGGAAGAATACGAACGACTGGCATCTGATTTACTGGAATGGATAAGACGAACCATGCCTTGGTTGGCTAGTCGTCAGACCGATAATTCCCTTGCCGGTTGTCagaaaaaattagaagaatatAGAACGTACCGTCGTAAGCATAAACCACCGCGAGTTGAGCAAAAAGCCAAACTCGAAACGAATTTTAACACTTTACAAACGAAACTGCGACTGAGCAATCGACCTGCTTATATGCCAACTGAAGGAAAAATGGTATCCGATATAAATAAGGCTTGGAAAG GTTTAGAGTTGGCAGAGAAGTCATTCGAAGAATGGCTCTTGTCGGAAATGATGCGTCTTGAACGTTTGGAACATTTGGCTCagaaatttaaacataaaGCTGATGCTCATGAAGAATGGACTGCAGGAAAAGAGGAGATGCTCACATCACAACATTTCCGACAGTGCAAACTCAATGAACTCAAAGCTTTGAAGAAAAAGCATGAAGCTTTCGAATCTGATCTTGCGGCGCATCAGGATCGCGTGGAACAGATAGCTGCCATTGCTCAGGAACTCAa TACCTTGGAGTATCACGATAGTGCGTCCGTTAATGCTAGATGTCAACGAATTTGCGACCAATGGGATCGCTTGGGTACTCTTACCCAACGTAGACGTCAGGCGTTAGACGAGGCCGAACGTATTCTTGAAAAGATCGACGTCCTACACTTGGAATTCGCTAAACGAGCTGCT CCGTTCAATAATTGGTTGGATGGAACCAGGGAAGATCTAGTAGATATGTTTATCGTTCATACGATGGAGGAAATCCAAGGTTTAATGGATGCTCATGCTGCGTTTAAAGCAACTCTTGGAGAAGCTGATAAGGAATACAATGCTATTGTGGGATTAGTGCGTGAAGTTGAATCAATAGTCAAACAGTTCCAAATTCCGGGAGGTCTTGAAAATCCGTACACTACTCTCACTGCTCTGGATCTTACGAAGAAGTGGAGCGATGTCAGACAACTTGTACCTCAGCGTGACGGTACACTGCAAGCGGAACTTCGCAAACAACAGAATAATGAATTACTTCGACGACAGTTTGCTGAGAAAGCTAATGCCGTTGGTCCGTGGATAGAACGTCAACTAGACGCTGTTACAGCTATTGGTCTCGGTCTTCAGGGTACTTTGGAAGATCAATTACATCGTCTGAAAGAATATGAACAAGCGGTTTATCAATACAAAGCTCATCTTGAAGAACTGGAGAAGATTCACCAAGCTGTCCAAGAAGGCATGATATTTGAGAACCGATACACTCAATATACGATGGAAACTTTACGAGTTGGATGGGAGCAATTACTTACTTCAATAAATCGTAACATTAATGAAGTCGAGAACCAAATTCTTACTAGAGATTCGAAg GGTATTACGCAAGAGCAACTTAATGAATTTCGTAGTAGTTTCAATCATTTTGACAAGAACCGTACAGGTAGATTGGCTCCTGATGAATTCAAATCCTGTCTTGTTTCTCTGGGTTATTCCATTGGAAAGGATAGACAAGGCGACATCGATTTCCAGCGTATTCTGGCTATTGTTGATCCAAATAATTCTGGTTACGTACATTTCGATGCGTTCCTAGACTTTATGACTCGCGAATCTACAGATACAGACACAGCCGAGCAAGTAATCGATAGTTTCCGTATACTTGCTGGAGACAAG